One Anas platyrhynchos isolate ZD024472 breed Pekin duck chromosome 35, IASCAAS_PekinDuck_T2T, whole genome shotgun sequence genomic region harbors:
- the LOC119718229 gene encoding ATPase family AAA domain-containing protein 2, protein MFDGDDDASLVSGDELKDGMPDGPEKKRLCFSRSAFCEPTSRRPRLLIVGKEGYGQVSYVAPAVLHALEKFPVHTLDLSVLLTNVALPEEICGQLIRNAQKTAPSIIYVPDIHLWWDNAGPALKLTFLTLLRNIPAFSPVLLLATSDVCHSDLPEELIGHWKSCL, encoded by the exons atgttcgatggtgatgatgatgcatccttggtttctggagatgaattaaaagatggaatgcctgacggaccagagaaaaaacgcctctgtttcagcag gagtgctttctgcgaaccaacatcacgccggccccgtctgctaatagtaggaaaagaagggtacggccaggtttcaTACGTGGCACCCGcggtgttgcacgctttggagaagtttcccgttcacaccctggacctttctgttctgcttacaaacgttgcactgccagaagaaatctgcggacag ctgatccgaaatgctcagaagacagcaccaagcataatttatgtcccagatatccatttatggtgggacaacgctggacctgccttgaaacttacttttctaactctacTACGTAACATTCCAGCATTTtcgccagttttgctgcttgctacgtctgatgtatgtcactcagatctcccagaagag ttgatcgggcattggaagtcctgcctgtag